One genomic region from Microtus ochrogaster isolate Prairie Vole_2 unplaced genomic scaffold, MicOch1.0 UNK96, whole genome shotgun sequence encodes:
- the LOC101984551 gene encoding pregnancy-specific glycoprotein 22-like produces MNFRIALYSLTSNLCVMGPENSGREAVYSNGSLFLKNVSQKDTGFYILRTVIGGGKIVYTTTYLHVYASLFTCGHPPPSSQPTIELVPPRVAEGASVLLLVHNLPENIKYLFWYKGVFAVKRFEIARQIRELDSSVQGPTHSGRELLFSNGSLLLHNTIWNDTGFYTLRLLTTDLKAEIAHVKLQVDTSNSKCNPSASAQVKIEAVPSYAAEGESVLLLVHNLPEDFQMFCWYKSEYRTDIFKIAEYKRATNSTILGLAHSQREMVYTNGSLLIHNITEEDAGLYMLEILNRDYKYEDTHVQLHVNKPVTQPIIRVINTTVTVQTSVVFTCFSADPGISIHWIFNNQSLQLTERMKLSPTKCQLSIDPVSGEDAGKYQCEVSNQVSSKTSFPVTLDVMDK; encoded by the exons ATGAACTTCAGAATTGCATTATATTCACTGACCAGTAATCTATGTGTGATGGGGCCTGAAAATAGTGGTAGAGAAGCTGTGTACAGCAATGGATCCCTGTTTCTCAAAAATGTCTCCCAGAAGGACACAGGATTTTATATACTACGAACAGTAATTGGAGGTGGAAAAATTGTATATACAACCACATACCTCCACGTGTATG cCTCCCTTTTCACCTGTGGGCACCCTCCACCCTCTTCCCAGCCCACTATTGAATTAGTGCCACCCCGTGTTGCTGAAGGGGCAAGTGTACTTCTACTTGTTCACAATCTTCCAGAGAATATTAAGTATCTTTTCTGGTACAAAGGCGTGTTTGCGGTGAAGAGATTTGAGATTGCCAGACAGATAAGAGAACTAGATTCAAGTGTGCAGGGGCCTACACATAGTGGTAGAGAGTTATTGTTCAGCAATGGATCCCTGCTGCTCCACAACACCATTTGGAATGACACTGGATTCTACACCCTAAGGCTTCTGACTACAGATCTAAAAGCAGAAATAGCACATGTGAAACTCCAGGTGGACA cctccaaTTCTAaatgtaatccttctgcctctgcccaagTAAAAATTGAAGCAGTGCCTTCATATGCTGCTGAAGGGGAAAGCGTTCTTCTCCTAGTTCATAATCTGCCAGAAGACTTTCAAATGTTTTGCTGGTACAAATCAGAATATAGAACAGACATCTTTAAAATTGCAGAATACAAGAGAGCCACAAATTCCACCATCTTGGGACTTGCCCACAGCCAAAGAGAAATGGTGTATACCAACGGATCCTTGCTTATCCACAATATCACTGAGGAAGATGCAGGACTGTACATGCTAGAAATTTTAAACAGAGACTACAAATATGAAGACACACATGTGCAACTCCATGTGAACA aGCCTGTGACACAGCCCATCATTCGAGTCATCAACACCACAGTCACAGTACAGACCTCTGTGGTCTTCACTTGCTTCTCAGCCGACCCTGGAATCTCCATTCACTGGATCTTCAATAACCAGAGTCTGCAACTCACAGAGAGGATGAAGCTTTCCCCAACAAAGTGCCAACTCAGCATAGATCCGGTCAGCGGGGAGGATGCTGGAAAATATCAGTGTGAAGTCTCCAACCAAGTCAGTTCAAAAACCAGTTTCCCAGTCACGCTGGATGTGATGGATAAGTGA